The Solanum lycopersicum chromosome 9, SLM_r2.1 genome window below encodes:
- the LOC101256799 gene encoding PRA1 family protein A1 produces the protein MDWGTVTTEDLIEALREVDWSSPPRPPSEFFSRFTFPRSSSKWNSRVKCNLYYYRTNYFIMIVAILALGFLRRPLAIVAAFLTTLSIAFLNDSFAGTFSEKVTRTVRQFSPHLAAKMRPPLTPVIRGCPSAKRAIFICGRPRWVFVLIFSLASFFLWFASCGLLTVLWALAIGLLSTLLHASFRTPNLKARLNTFREEFRAVWRNYSEL, from the exons ATGGATTGGGGCACCGTAACCACAGAAGATCTGATCGAGGCTCTACGCGAGGTCGACTGGTCATCTCCGCCGCGTCCGCCATCTGAATTCTTCTCCCGATTTACTTTCCCCCGATCTTCATCCAAATGGAATAGTCGAGTCAAGTGCAATCTTTACTA CTACCGGACAAATTACTTCATTATGATTGTGGCTATTCTTG CACTGGGGTTTCTTAGGAGGCCACTTGCTATTGTTGCTGCTTTTTTGACCACTCTCAGTATTGCTTTCCTAAATGATAG TTTCGCAGGCACTTTCAGTGAGAAGGTGACAAGAACTGTCAGGCAGTTTTCTCCTCATTTAGCTGCAAAAATGAGGCCTCCACTCAC GCCTGTTATTCGAGGGTGTCCATCTGCTAAACGAGCAATTTTCATTTGTGGAAGGCCTCGTTGGGTGTTTGTCTTAATATTCTCTCTAG CGAGTTTCTTCCTTTGGTTTGCTTCATGTGGCCTCTTAACTGTCTTATGGGCATTGGCTATagggcttcttt CCACTCTTCTTCATGCAAGCTTTAGGACACCTAATCTGAAGGCTCGCCTTAACACATTCCGTGAGGAATTTCGAGCTGTCTGGCGCAACTATAGCGAGCTGTAG
- the LOC101247744 gene encoding serine/threonine-protein kinase ATG1c isoform X1: MAQSMSRGGRSVVGDYVVGKQIGAGSFSTVWHARHRAHGTEVAIKEIVTARLNNKLQESLKSEIVILQKINHPNIIRLHDMIEEVGKIYIVLEYCRGGDLSMYIQQSQGRIPEATAKHFMQQLASGLKILRDNNLIHRDLKPQNLLLSSSNDRSTLKIADFGFARSLQPRGLAETLCGSPLYMAPEIMQLQKYDAKADLWSVGAILFQLVTGKTPFTGNNQIQLLQNILKSTELLFPPSAKNLSPSCIDLCKRLLRRYPVERLTFEEFFNHPFLAQKQPDELSCRDTRPQRVIGGFPISEGYPARGSEETFQEDGLPFSLDDYSSGPSFTGRSPQRLSYGFSCDAKAERKEVTSSTQQKTDGIGSSHRHSEGNLKESINLKDHRQTTTRSKVVDSFELIDQDYVIVSGPPVDSYSSIGASRLCNMPFRSSCSLQASARVDPRPSDPVPISGPPLSRIGHLGSSESPSSAPGASQVCTDVINCLEQSPPDGMARIESLQRSASAIMELVNEKVEAGRHLEAFSIQLVILAIWKQALDICHTQAASAIEGSPSQETIRLKEMMKKGQVSLSIKERLDASNSLGPENVCSHIEKTFLGEVGNAEELAKHIEPGNTEVPDAMEMIFQSALALGRKGAVDEYMSRTENAVIFYSKAVRLLAFLQVEAPSLILNPPFSLTNSDRYRLQNYIDVLNNRQSISKSQMMALLKCEDQHCSP; this comes from the exons ATGGCTCAATCGATGAGCAGAGGAGGGAGGTCTGTAGTTGGGGACTATGTTGTTGGGAAGCAAATCGGTGCCGGCTCTTTCTCGACGGTTTGGCATGCTCGGCACCGAGCTCATGGAACAGAAGTGGCTATAAAAGAGATCGTTACGGCTCGGCTTAACAATAAGCTTCAGGAGAGTCTAAAGTCGGAAATTGTAATTTTGCAGAAGATCAATCATCCTAATATTATTCGCCTGCACGACATGATCGAG GAGGTGGGCAAAATATATATTGTTCTGGAGTACTGCAGAGGAGGAGATCTTTCTATGTACATTCAACAAAGCCAAGGGAGAATTCCAGAAGCAACTGCGAAACATTTTATGCAGCAACTTG CATCTGGTCTAAAAATCCTTCGTGACAACAATCTAATCCATAGGGATCTAAAGCCTCAG AATCTCCTCTTATCCTCAAGCAATGACCGCTCCACCTTGAAGATTGCTGATTTTGGATTTGCTAG GTCTTTGCAACCTAGGGGTCTTGCTGAAACACTTTGTGGTTCACCATTGTACATGGCTCCAGAAATAATGCAACTTCAGAAGTATGATGCAAAG GCAGATCTCTGGAGCGTCGGTGCCATCCTATTTCAGCTAGTAACTGGCAAAACCCCTTTTACCGGAAACAATCAAATCCAG TTGCTCCAGAACATATTGAAGTCGACTGAATTGCTGTTTCCTCCAAGTGCAAAAAATTTAAGTCCTAGCTGCATAGATTTGTGTAAAAGATTGTTGCGCCGTTATCCAG TGGAGCGGTTGACATTTGAAGAGTTCTTTAACCACCCATTTCTTGCACAGAAGCAGCCAGATGAGCTGTCTTG CAGGGATACGAGACCTCAAAGGGTAATAGGTGGTTTTCCTATATCAGAAGGCTATCCTGCGAGGGGCTCAGAGGAAACTTTTCAAGAAGATGGTTTACCCTTTAGTCTAGATGATTATTCCAGCGGTCCTTCATTTACTGGGAGATCACCACAGAGGTTGTCATATGGTTTTTCTTGTGATGCAAAAGCTGAAAGGAAAGAAGTTACTAGTAGTACCCAACAGAAAACAGATGGTATTGGCTCTAGCCACCGACATTCAGAAGGAAACCTGAAGGAATCTATTAATTTGAAGGACCACAGACAAACAACTACTCGTTCAAAAG TGGTGGATTCATTCGAGTTGATTGATCAGGACTATGTTATTGTTTCCGGCCCTCCAGTggattcatattcttcaatagGTGCTTCTAGGCTTTGCAATATGCCTTTCAGATCAAGCTGTTCCCTGCAAGCGTCTGCGAGAGTAGATCCTAGACCAAGTGACCCGGTGCCTATTAGTGGTCCTCCTCTTAGTAgaataggtcatttaggaagttcgGAAAGTCCCTCATCTGCACCTGGAGCTTCACAAGTATGCACTGATGTCATAAATTGCTTGGAGCAGTCACCACCTGATGGCATGGCCAGAATAGAGTCCCTGCAGCGTTCTGCCTCTGCTATCATGGAATTAGTAAATGAGAAG GTTGAAGCAGGCAGGCATCTGGAAGCATTTTCAATTCAGCTAGTCATTCTTGCTATATGGAAGCAAGCTCTGGATATTTGTCATACTCAAGCGGCATCGGCAATTGAAGGAAGTCCGAGCCAAGAGACAATCagattaaaggaaatgatgaagaAAGGTCAAGTTAGTCTTAGCATAAAAGAGCGTCTTGATGCTAGTAACAGTTTGGGGCCAGAGAATGTGTGTTCTCATATTGAAAAAACATTTCTTGGTGAAGTTGGTAATGCAGAGGAACTTGCCAAACATATAGAGCCTG GAAATACAGAGGTTCCAGATGCAATGGAGATGATATTTCAATCTGCCCTGGCTTTGGGTAGAAAGGGAGCT GTTGATGAGTACATGAGTCGGACTGAAAATGCAgtcatattttattcaaaagCTGTGCGGTTGTTAGCATTCCTTCAAGTGGAAGCACCATCTCTGATTTTAAACCCTCCATTTTCTCTAACAAACTCGGATCGTTATAGGCTTCAAAATTACATTGATGTCCTTAATAACAGGCAAAGCATTTCAAAGTCTCAAATGATGGCTCTGCTCAAGTGTGAAGATCAACACTGCTCTCCATAA
- the LOC101247744 gene encoding serine/threonine-protein kinase ATG1c isoform X2, with translation MAQSMSRGGRSVVGDYVVGKQIGAGSFSTVWHARHRAHGTEVAIKEIVTARLNNKLQESLKSEIVILQKINHPNIIRLHDMIEEVGKIYIVLEYCRGGDLSMYIQQSQGRIPEATAKHFMQQLASGLKILRDNNLIHRDLKPQNLLLSSSNDRSTLKIADFGFARSLQPRGLAETLCGSPLYMAPEIMQLQKYDAKADLWSVGAILFQLVTGKTPFTGNNQIQLLQNILKSTELLFPPSAKNLSPSCIDLCKRLLRRYPVERLTFEEFFNHPFLAQKQPDELSWDTRPQRVIGGFPISEGYPARGSEETFQEDGLPFSLDDYSSGPSFTGRSPQRLSYGFSCDAKAERKEVTSSTQQKTDGIGSSHRHSEGNLKESINLKDHRQTTTRSKVVDSFELIDQDYVIVSGPPVDSYSSIGASRLCNMPFRSSCSLQASARVDPRPSDPVPISGPPLSRIGHLGSSESPSSAPGASQVCTDVINCLEQSPPDGMARIESLQRSASAIMELVNEKVEAGRHLEAFSIQLVILAIWKQALDICHTQAASAIEGSPSQETIRLKEMMKKGQVSLSIKERLDASNSLGPENVCSHIEKTFLGEVGNAEELAKHIEPGNTEVPDAMEMIFQSALALGRKGAVDEYMSRTENAVIFYSKAVRLLAFLQVEAPSLILNPPFSLTNSDRYRLQNYIDVLNNRQSISKSQMMALLKCEDQHCSP, from the exons ATGGCTCAATCGATGAGCAGAGGAGGGAGGTCTGTAGTTGGGGACTATGTTGTTGGGAAGCAAATCGGTGCCGGCTCTTTCTCGACGGTTTGGCATGCTCGGCACCGAGCTCATGGAACAGAAGTGGCTATAAAAGAGATCGTTACGGCTCGGCTTAACAATAAGCTTCAGGAGAGTCTAAAGTCGGAAATTGTAATTTTGCAGAAGATCAATCATCCTAATATTATTCGCCTGCACGACATGATCGAG GAGGTGGGCAAAATATATATTGTTCTGGAGTACTGCAGAGGAGGAGATCTTTCTATGTACATTCAACAAAGCCAAGGGAGAATTCCAGAAGCAACTGCGAAACATTTTATGCAGCAACTTG CATCTGGTCTAAAAATCCTTCGTGACAACAATCTAATCCATAGGGATCTAAAGCCTCAG AATCTCCTCTTATCCTCAAGCAATGACCGCTCCACCTTGAAGATTGCTGATTTTGGATTTGCTAG GTCTTTGCAACCTAGGGGTCTTGCTGAAACACTTTGTGGTTCACCATTGTACATGGCTCCAGAAATAATGCAACTTCAGAAGTATGATGCAAAG GCAGATCTCTGGAGCGTCGGTGCCATCCTATTTCAGCTAGTAACTGGCAAAACCCCTTTTACCGGAAACAATCAAATCCAG TTGCTCCAGAACATATTGAAGTCGACTGAATTGCTGTTTCCTCCAAGTGCAAAAAATTTAAGTCCTAGCTGCATAGATTTGTGTAAAAGATTGTTGCGCCGTTATCCAG TGGAGCGGTTGACATTTGAAGAGTTCTTTAACCACCCATTTCTTGCACAGAAGCAGCCAGATGAGCTGTCTTG GGATACGAGACCTCAAAGGGTAATAGGTGGTTTTCCTATATCAGAAGGCTATCCTGCGAGGGGCTCAGAGGAAACTTTTCAAGAAGATGGTTTACCCTTTAGTCTAGATGATTATTCCAGCGGTCCTTCATTTACTGGGAGATCACCACAGAGGTTGTCATATGGTTTTTCTTGTGATGCAAAAGCTGAAAGGAAAGAAGTTACTAGTAGTACCCAACAGAAAACAGATGGTATTGGCTCTAGCCACCGACATTCAGAAGGAAACCTGAAGGAATCTATTAATTTGAAGGACCACAGACAAACAACTACTCGTTCAAAAG TGGTGGATTCATTCGAGTTGATTGATCAGGACTATGTTATTGTTTCCGGCCCTCCAGTggattcatattcttcaatagGTGCTTCTAGGCTTTGCAATATGCCTTTCAGATCAAGCTGTTCCCTGCAAGCGTCTGCGAGAGTAGATCCTAGACCAAGTGACCCGGTGCCTATTAGTGGTCCTCCTCTTAGTAgaataggtcatttaggaagttcgGAAAGTCCCTCATCTGCACCTGGAGCTTCACAAGTATGCACTGATGTCATAAATTGCTTGGAGCAGTCACCACCTGATGGCATGGCCAGAATAGAGTCCCTGCAGCGTTCTGCCTCTGCTATCATGGAATTAGTAAATGAGAAG GTTGAAGCAGGCAGGCATCTGGAAGCATTTTCAATTCAGCTAGTCATTCTTGCTATATGGAAGCAAGCTCTGGATATTTGTCATACTCAAGCGGCATCGGCAATTGAAGGAAGTCCGAGCCAAGAGACAATCagattaaaggaaatgatgaagaAAGGTCAAGTTAGTCTTAGCATAAAAGAGCGTCTTGATGCTAGTAACAGTTTGGGGCCAGAGAATGTGTGTTCTCATATTGAAAAAACATTTCTTGGTGAAGTTGGTAATGCAGAGGAACTTGCCAAACATATAGAGCCTG GAAATACAGAGGTTCCAGATGCAATGGAGATGATATTTCAATCTGCCCTGGCTTTGGGTAGAAAGGGAGCT GTTGATGAGTACATGAGTCGGACTGAAAATGCAgtcatattttattcaaaagCTGTGCGGTTGTTAGCATTCCTTCAAGTGGAAGCACCATCTCTGATTTTAAACCCTCCATTTTCTCTAACAAACTCGGATCGTTATAGGCTTCAAAATTACATTGATGTCCTTAATAACAGGCAAAGCATTTCAAAGTCTCAAATGATGGCTCTGCTCAAGTGTGAAGATCAACACTGCTCTCCATAA